The Microbacterium sp. SORGH_AS_0862 region TGCTCCTTGTCGAGTCCGTCGATGAGGTGCAGCTCGACGATGAGTTCCGGACCCCGCAGGCGGGCGTCGGGGTCGCCGGCGGCGACCGAGAGGTCGAGCACGGCGAGTTCCCCGCCGATGCTCTCCTGCAGCCCCGCGAACACCTCGGGCGACACGGGGCTCGGCTCCCAGGCGTGCCCTTGACCGATGGCCCAGACAGCAGGCCGGCGCAGCACGAACTCCGTGGGCGAGCCCGGGTCGATCACGATCAGATCGGTGTCGTCGCCCGCGGCAGCGAGCGCCGTGCGGATGCCGTCGGCAGGCACCGGCCGCGCGCTGGGATCCCACCGGGCCATGGTCTCGACGGAGCTGAAGACCGGCAGGACGCGGCGCCCGTCGGGTCCGGCGACGGTGACGATCGACAACTCCTGCGTCTTGTCCACGCGCAGTCCGCTGGGGGCCGTGCCCTCGTCCCCCTTCTCGGCGATGAGGGGGATCAGCAGGCGCGCACGGCGATAGGCGTCGACGACGGCGACAGCGTCGCCCTCACCCGCGCGGAAGGCCGTCAGCGCGGCCAGCAGTGCCGCATCCGCCGCGCCGTCGTCACCCGCGTGGGTGTTCGGCTGGAAGCGACGCCCTTCCCAGGGGACCCCCGCGGAGTCGTGTCCGCAGCTCGCGTCAGCGTCCTGCGACATCCAGTGCCTCGGCCAACGTGAACGCGCCGGCGTAAAGGGCCTTGCCCACGATGGCACCTTCGACGCCCAACGGCACCAGCTCGCGAAGCGCGGCGATGTCGTCGAGGCTCGAGATCCCGCCCGAGGCGACGACCGGCTTCGGAGTGCGCGCCGTGACCTCGCGCAGCAGTTCCACGTTGGGCCCCCGCAGCGTGCCGTCCTTGGTGACGTCGGTCACGACGTAGCGGCTGCAGCCCGCGTCCTCGAGGCGGTCGAGCACCGCCCAGAGGTCGCCGCCCTCGCGCGTCCAGCCGCGTGCCGCGAGCGTCGTGCCACGCACGTCCAGCCCGACGGCGACCGCCTCGCCGTAACGGCTGATGACATCCGCCGCCCACTCGGGGTTCTCCAGCGCCGCCGTGCCGAGGTTGATGCGCGTCGCTCCCGACTCGAGCGCGGCGTCGAGGCTCTCGTCGTCGCGGATCCCGCCCGACAACTCGACCTGGACGCCCTTCACCTGCTTGATGACCCGGCGCATCACGGCGGCGTTGCTGCCGCGGCCGAACGCGGCGTCGAGGTCCACGAGGTGGATCCACTGCGCGCCCTGCCGCGCCCACTCGACGGCAGCGTCGACCGGGTCGCCGTAGCTGGTCTCGCTACCGGCCTCCCCCTGGGTGAGGCGGACGGCCTTCCCGTCGGCGACATCGACCGCCGGCAGAAGGATGAGTTCAGGGGTGGACGCGAAATCGTTCATGGCTCCTCGTGCGCTCGCGCACCCGGCGGATCTCCGGCGTGCGGCACGAGGTAAGAGACTACTGGGGTCGCAGCGTGCTGATCCAATTGGCGAGGAGACGGATGCCCGCAGCCCCCGACTTCTCGGGGTGGAACTGCGTGGCGCTGAGCGGTCCGTTCTCCACCGCAGCCAGGAACGGGGAGCCGTGCGTGGCCCATGTGAGCACCGGCTCGGCGAACGGTGCCTGGGGCGGCATCGTCCACTGCTGCGCAGCGAAGGAGTGCACGAAGTAGAAACGCTCCTCCTCGAGCCCCGCGAACAGGCGCGAGCCCGCATCCGGCGAGACCGTGTTCCAGCCCATGTGCGGCAGAACGGGCGCGTCGAGCTCGGTCACCGTGCCCGGCCACTCCCCCAGCCCGTCGGTCGCTTCACCGCGCTCGACGCCGTGCTCGAAGAGCACCTGCATACCGACGCAGATGCCGAGCACCGCTCGTCCGCCCGCCAACCGCCGCCCGATGAGTTCGTCGCCCTTGCTCGCGCGCAGCGACTCCGCCACCGCACGGAACGCTCCGACGCCCGGCACGAGCAGTCCGTCGGCATCCTGGATGAGTCCGCGGTCGGCGGTGAGCCGTGCGTCGGCGCCGGCTGCGGCCAGAGCCTTCACTGCGGAGTGGACGTTTCCCGACCCGTAGTCGAGGACGGCGACCAGCGGCGCGTCGCTCACAGGGCGCCCTTCGTGCTCGGGATGCCGTCGACGAGGGGGTCGAGAGCCTTGGCCTGACGGAACGCACGTGCGAACGCCTTGAACTCCGCCTCGGCGATGTGGTGCGGGTCACGGCCGCCCAGTACGCGCACGTGCACCGTCAGAGCGGCGTTGTAGGCGATCGCCTCGAAGGCGTGGCGCACGAGCGACCCGGTGAAGTGACCGCCGATCAGGTGGAAGGCATACCCGTCGGGCTCGCCGTCGTGCACGAGGTAGGGACGGCCGCTGATGTCCACCACCGCCTGCGCGAGCGCCTCGTCGAGCGGCACGAGGGCGTCGCCGTAGCGTGCGATGCCGCTCTTGTCTCCCAGAGCGGCACGGATCGCCTGACCGAGCACGATCGATACGTCTTCCACGGTGTGGTGGGCGTCGATGTGGGTGTCACCCGTGGCCCGCACCGTCAGATCGGTGAGCGAGTGCTTCGCGAACGCCGTCAGCAGGTGGTCGAAGAAGGGGACGCTCGTCGAGATCGAGCTCTTCCCGGTGCCGTCGAGGTCGAGCGAGAGCTCGATCTGCGACTCGCTCGTGGCCCGGCTGAGCTCTGCGGTGCGGTGCGATACGGGCTGCGCGGTCATGCCTGCGAGTCTATCGACGCCATGGCCGCCAGGAACGCCGTCGTCTCGGCCTCCGTCCCCGCGGTGACGCGCAGGTGGCCGGGGATGCCGACGTCGCGGATGAGGACGCCGCGCTCGTACAGCGCCTGCCACACGGCCGCGGGGTCGGCGACACCGCCGAACAGGACGAAATTGGTCCATGACTCGTGCGGGCGGTACCCCATCGCGGCCAGCTCGCGGCTGATGCGATCGCGCTGGGCGACGATCTCATCGACCATGCCGAGCATCGTGTCGGCGTGACGCAGCGCGGCCTCCGCGGCCGCCTGGGTCAGCGCGCTGAGGTGGTACGGCAGCCGCACCAGGCGAAGAGCGTCGACGACGGCGGGGTCGGCAGCCAGATAGCCGACCCGCGCGCCCGCGAAGGCGAACGCCTTGCTCATCGTCCGGGAGACGACGAGCCGCTCGCGTCCGGGCAGGAGCGAGACCGCCGACGCGGTGTCACGCGGAGCGAACTCCTGATAAGCCTCGTCGACGATCACGATGCCGCGGCTGGCCGCGTACACCGCCTCGATGACGTCGAGCGTCATGGGCGTGCCGGTCGGATTGTTCGGCGCGCAGAGGAAGATCACATCCGGGTCCGCCCGACGCACCTGCTCTGCGGCGGACGCGGCGCTCAGGCTGTAGTCCGCGGCCCGGGTGCCTGCGACCCAGTCCGCCCCCGTCGCGCGGGTGAGCAGCGGGTACATCGAGTACGTCGGCGCGAAGCCGAAGGCGGTGCGCCCAGGACCTGCGAAAGCCTGCAGGACGTGCTGCAGGACCTCGTTGGACCCGTTCGCCGCCCAGATCTGCTCCGCCACGAGACCGCCGCCGAGATAGCCTGCGAAAGCCTCCCGCAAGCGGGTGAACTCGCGATCGGGGTAGCGATTGACCTGTTCGAGAGCGGCGCCGATCGACGCGAGGATGTCGGACGCGACATCTGCCGGGACCGGATGCGTGTTCTCGTTGACGTTCAACGCCACCGGGAGCGGCGCTTGGGGTGCACCGTAGGGCTTGAGTCCGCGCAGGTCGTCGCGGATCGGCAAATCGTCGAGGCTGATCGTCACGCGGTCCATCGTAGAACCGAGCGGGACCTCACTCGCCCGAGGTGTACTCCGCCGGGATGGCCAGACGCTGGCCCGCGCTCACCTGCGCGCCCGGCAGGGTGTTGAGCCGCATGATCGCGTCGACGACATCGCGCGGGTCGTCTTGCGGGGCGACCTCTTCCGCGATCGACCACAGCGACTCCCCCGCCATCACGGTGACCATCTCGAACGAACCGGCGGCCGCTCCGGGCTCGTGGGAGGCCAGAGCGGATCCGCCGCTGATCACTCCGACGGCCAGCGCCGCGATGACGGGCAGAGCGACGAGCCAGGCGAGCACCCGACGACCGCGCGCCGTCAGGCGCAGGCGGGTGGCGACGGGGGCGGCGAACTCGATCGTGCTCATGACGACTCCTTCAGGACGGGAAGAGATTCGTACCCGGCCCTCCGGCCGGGACAGCCGGGTACGAACTTCTCTTCCGAAGCTATCTTCGATTTACGGTACTGTCAAGCGATCGCGAAGCCGGTCGAGTTTCGAAGACGACACGCCCTTCAGAAGGGCGGGATCCCCGCCGATCCCCGCTACGGTTTCGCTGAAGAGACCGAATCACCGACCTCCGACATTCGAACGGAACAGACCCGACGGGAGTGCCGCATGGCCACCAACCAGAAGCCGCAGACCCGCCGGCGCAAGAGCCTCAGCGACAAGCAGCTCGCGATCCTCGAGGTCATCCAGCACTCGATCGCACGCCACGGCTACCCGCCGAGCATGCGCGAGATCGGGGATGCGGTCGGGCTGAAGTCGCTCTCGAGCGTCACGCACCAGCTCAACCAGCTGGAGCTCTCCGGCTATCTCCGGCGCGACCCCGGCAAGACGCGTGCGATGGAGGTCCTGATCGATCTGCCGGGCACCGCCGCCGAGAACCCGGCCGACGCCGCACCCGCCGTGGGCGACGCCGCGCTGGTTCCGCTCGTGGGGCGTATCGCGGCGGGTGTGCCGATCACGGCCGACCAGCACGTCGAAGAGATCTTCCCACTGCCCCGCCAGCTCGTGGGCAAGGGCGATCTGTTCATGCTGAAGGTGTCGGGAGACTCGATGATCGACGCCGCGATCTGCGACGGCGACTGGGTTGTGGTCCGTTCGCAGCCGACGGCGGAGAACGGCGACATCGTCGCCGCGATGCTCGACGGGGAGGCGACCGTGAAGACGTTCCGGCGCCGCGACGGACACGTATGGCTGCTGCCGCGCAACACGGCCTTCGAGCCGATCCTCGGCGACGATGCCGTCGTCCTCGGCAAGGTCGTCGCTCTGATGCGCGCGGTCTGAGTCGCCGACTCTCGCCCGTTCGGCTGGGCGGGCCCCGGGCTGCCGCGTAGCGTGGGGGGATGACCGCCCCCATCCCCTACGGTTCCTGGCCCTCGCCCGTCTCCGCCGCCGATGTCGCGAGCGCCTCCACGCGCTTCGACGGTGCGCGGTTCATCGGCGAGGAGATCTGGTGGGCGCAGTCGGTGCCGGAGGAGGGCGGCCGCATGGCGGTGCGCCGCCGGCGCGACGGCCGGACTGCGGACGTCCTTCCCGCTCCCTGGAGCGCCCGGTCCCGGGTGCACGAGTACGGCGGCGGCGCGTGGTGCGCGGCTGAGGACGGGCGACTGTTCTTCGTGGAAGGAAGCGATCAGCGCGTCTACCTCCTCGGCACGGACGGCGCCCCGACCCCGCTCACGGCAGAGGAGGTCGGCACGGCGTTCGGCGGCCTTGTGTGGGCGTCCGGCCGACTGCTCGCGGTGCGCGAGCGCGCCGCCGCATCCGGCGGCGAGCGCGCGATCGTCGAGATCTCGCTGGACGGCGCCGGTGCTCGGGTCGTCGCGCGCGGTGACGACTTCGTCGCCCAGCCGGCGCTGTCTCCCGACGGCCGCCGTCTCGCATGGATCGGATGGAATCACCCCGATCTGCCGTGGGACCGCACCCGTCTGCACGTCGCACGTCTGCGCGACGGCGTGGTCTTCGATGAGATCAGCGTCACGGACGGCGCCGCCTCGGCGCTCCAGCCGTTGTGGACCGGCTCCGACGAGCTGCTCTACCTCGATGACACGTCCGGCCGCTGGCAGGTGCAGCGCGTGCGACCCGATACCGGGGAGCGCAGCGTCCTGACCCACGACGACGCCGACACGGGCGGCGCGCTGTGGACGCTCGGGATGCGGTGGTTCGCGCCGCTCGAGGACGGACGGATCGTCGCTGTGCGCACGAACGGCGAGGACTCGGTGGTGGTGATCGATCCTGCCGACGGCACGATCCGCTCCGTCGGCGTGGACGGTGCCTCCCAGACATTCCTCGAGGATGCGCGCGGTACGCGCCTGCTCGTCACGACGGCTTCCGCATCCGCCCCGCTCGGACTCTGGCTCGTGGATGCGGACGGCGCAGCACCGCCGGAACGGCTGGCCGGCGACGACCTCTCCGCACTCGAAGCGTGGTTGCCCGCACCCCGCGCGATGACCGCCGACGGAGTCCACGGTCCCGTGCACGCCTACTTCTACCCGCCGACGCATCCGGAGCTCCGCGGGCCCGACGACGAGCTCGCCCCCTGCCTCGTGTGGGTGCACGGCGGTCCGACCGCGCACGTGGGTCCCGCTGCGTCCCGCAAGATCGCGTACTTCACGAGCCGCGGCATCGGGGTCCTCGATGTCAACTACTCCGGCTCGACCGGCTACGGGCGCGCCTACCGTGAGCGGTTGCGCGGCCAGTGGGGCGTCGCCGACGTGGACGACGTGATCGCGGCGGCCCGACACCTCGCCGCGGCAGGTCTCGCCGATCCGGAACGGCTCGCGATCGAAGGCGGATCCGCGGGCGGCTGGACGGTGCTCTCGGCCCTCACGCGCGGCGACGTCTTCGCCGCAGGCGTCTCGCGGTACGGCGTCGGCGACGCGCGCGCCCTCGTCGCGGATACGCACGACTTCGAGTCGCGCTATCTCGACGGGCTCATCGGCCCCCTGCCGGAGACGGCTGACGTCTACATCGAACGCTCGCCGCTGACGCACCCCGACCGCTTCCGTGTGCCGTTGCTGATCCTCCAAGGCACGGAGGATCGCGTCGTCCCGCCCGCGCAGGCCGAGGCCATCCGGGACGCTCTGCGCCACCAGGGGGTCCCCCACGCGTACGTCCTGTACGACGGCGAGGGGCACGGGTTCCGTCGCCGCGAGACGACGATCGACGCGCTCACGTCTGAGCTCGCGTTCCTCGGCGAGGTGTTCGGCTTCGCCACGGACGCACCCGAGCTGCCGCTGTCGATCGGCGCGTTGCGCATCGCCGACGGCCCGGACGGGCGAACGGTGCGCATCGACCCCGAGAGCGACACCGTGCACGCGGAGCGCGACCTGCGCGTGGTCGTCTCGCGCGAGCCCCTGCGTCCGCTCTTCGCCCGCCCGCACACCTCTGGCTGGGCCGAGACCCTGCGAGGGGCGGGCTTCACGGCGACGGCGGACGATCCGGACCTGTTCGTCCTGCTCCCCGCCCTCGACGGGGAATGACGCACTCTCAGGCCAGGAAGGCCTCGAGCCTGCCGGCGAGCGCGGCGCCGACGCGGGCGTGGAGGGCCGTGCCCTCCGCCTCGTGCGTCTCCTCGTAGATCATCCCGTGCTCGTGCACGGCCGAGACGAGGTCGCCGCGATCGTAGGGCAGCAGCACCCGCAACTCGACCTCCGGCAGGGGAAGCGCATCCTCGATGACCTGCCGGAGCTCGTCGATGCCCTCGCCCGTGCGAGACGACACGAACACGGCTGACGGCACGAGGCCCCGCAGCAGCAGCCGCGCGTCGTCGTCGATGAGGTCCGCCTTGTTGAACACGACGATCTCACGCGTGTCACGCGCCCCCACATCGCCGATCACGTCGTGGACGGTCGCGAGTTGAGCCGCGGGATCGGGGTGCGAGCCGTCGACGACATGCACGATGACATCGGCGTCCCCGACCTCTTCCAGCGTGGAACGGAACGCCTCGACCAGCTGGTGCGGGAGGTTGCGGACGAAGCCGACGGTGTCGGTCAGCGTGTAGATCCGCCCGTCTTCGGTCACCGAGCGGCGGACGGTCGCATCCAGCGTGGCGAACAACGCGTTCTCGACGAGGACGCCGGCGCGTGTGAGGCGGTTCAAGAGGCTCGACTTGCCGGCGTTCGTGTATCCGGCGATCGCGACAGCGGGAATCGTATTGCGCTTGCGCTCTGCGCGCTTGGCGTCGCGGGCCGGAGCGAAGTCGCGGATCTGACGACGCAGCTGCGCCATCCGGGTGCGGATGCGGCGGCGATCGAGCTCGATCTTCGTCTCACCGGGGCCGCGGGAACCCATGCCTGCGCCGCCGGCGCCGACCTGGCCACCGGCCTGCCGGCTCATCGACTCTCCCCAACCGCGCAGACGCGGAAGGAGGTACTCGAGCTGCGCGAGCTCGACCTGGGCCTTGCCCTCACGGCTCTTCGCGTGCTGGCTGAAGATGTCGAGGATCACCGTCGTGCGATCGATCACCTTGACCTTGACGACGTCTTCGAGCGCACGCCGCTGGCTCGCGGCGAGCTCGGTGTCGGCGATGACGGTGTCGGCGCCGACGGCGGCGACGATGTCGCGCAGCTCCTCCGCCTTGCCGCGGCCGATGTACGTCGCGGGGTCAGGATGCGGCCTGCGCTGAAGCACGCCGTCCAGCACGACGGCGCCTGCCGTCTCGGCGAGGGCCGCGAGCTCACGCAGCGAGTTCTCGGCGTCCTCGGTCGCACCCTGCGGGTGGACACCCACGAGGACGACGTTCTCGAGCCGCAGCTGGCGGTACTCGACCTCCGTGACGTCCTCGAGCTCAGTGGACAGGCCGCCGACGCGGCGCAGCGCCTGACGCTCCTCGCGGTCGAACTGCTCACCGTCGCCGAAGCCGTCCGCGACGGTCGCCGCATCCTGCAGCGCCTGCGCTCCGGCCAGAGGGCCGCGCATCCGTGCGCGAGAATCCGCTCGCGAGAGCACCCGGTCGACGTCGTCGAGCCGCTGCTCGTCGGTGGACGGGGGTGTTTCTGTCATCGTTTCCTTTCGGGGCGTCTCGCGCCCGCTCACTCTAGCCTCCCGCCTTCGGAGACTTACCGCTACGCTTCGTGTATGGGGAGTGACCACTACTTCACCGCGTCACCCGCCAGTCCCGAGAACCTCCGCACCATTCGTGTCACCGTGGCCGGTCGCGACATCGACGTGACGACGGCCGGCGGAGTGTTCAGCCCGGATCGACTGGATGCGGGCACCGCGGTGCTGCTGGGCAACACGCCGCCGCCTCCCGCCGGCGGCCACTTCCTCGACCTCGGATGCGGCTGGGGACCGATATCGATCTCGCTGGCACTCTCGTCGCCACACGCCACGGTGTGGGCTGTCGATGTCAACCAGCGCGCCCTCGATCTCGTCCGCCGCAACGCGCAGAACCTCGGCCTCACGAATGTCAACGCTGTGACCCCCGATGATGTTCCCGAGGACATCGCCTTCCGGACCATCCGCTCGAACCCCCCGATCCGTGTCGGCAAGAACGAACTGCACGGCATGCTCGAACGGTGGATCCCCCGACTGGACGAGCGCTCGGACGCGTGGCTCGTCGTCGCCCGCAACCTCGGCGCCGATTCGCTGCAGCGCTGGCTCGCCGCATCCTTTCCCGCCGGCTTCAGCGTGCACCGCACAGCGACGGCACGCGGTTTCCGCGTGCTCAAAATCCGTCGCCACGGAGCCGAGGCGACCGCTCCCATCACGTTGCCCTGACGGTGATACGCTCGCCTCACAACGACTGACGGGCTGAGGGCGCAGTTCGGGCGGGGGATGCGCCGATCGGAGTTCCCCCATGCCCTCTTCCTCCTCCGTCGGCATCCGCTCGTACCGCGCCCTGCCGCGCATCGCGGGTTGGGACTATCTCGTCGCCACGAGCCTGGGCCGCCTTCCCCTGTCGATGGTCCCGCTCGCCGTCCTGACGCTCGTGACCTCTGCCACGGGGTCGATCGCCGTCGGCGGCTTCGCCGCCGCAGCAGCCGCGATCGGCGAGGCCGTGGGCGCTCCCTCCTCCGGGGCGATCGCCGACCGCATCGGGCAACGTCCGGTGCTCCTCGTCGGCGTCGTCGTGCACGTCGCACTGCTCCTCGTCCTGACGTGGGGCGCAGGGCACGTCTCCGACGCCGGGACCGTCGCTCTTGCCGCCGGGATCGGGCTGAGCCTTCCGCAGGTCGGCGCGTTCTCCCGCACACGGTGGCTCTCGCTCGCGCCGGACGATCTGCCGACCGCGTTCGCCTTCGAGGGCGTCGTCGACGAGATCTCCTACATCTTCGGACCCGCCATCGTGGGCCTCACCGCCGCGTTCGTGTCACCGCAGGCGGCCACGCTGCTCGCCGGCGCGCTCGTGGTCGCCTTCGCGACGCAGTTCGCCGTGCACCGCACGCACCGAAGCGTGCCGCGGCGGCGACAGGCGCCGCCGCGGGCAGCAGCCCCCGCCCGGCGCCGGACCCTGCTGGTCACCGCGCTGGTCGGAATGCTGGCGATGGGCACGTTCTTCGGCGCGAGCCAGACGGGTCTCACCGCCTTCGCGGAACGCATCGGCATCCCGGATGCGGGTGCGCTCCTGTACGCCGTCATGGCGGTGGGCTCGGCGATCACGACGCTGTCGATGGTGCTGGTCCCCGAGCGGATCGGCACCTGGACACGATGGAGCGTGGCCGCCTGCGGCATGACCCTGGGCGCGTCGCTCATGCTCGTCGCCGACGACGTCGTCTGGATCATCGGCGCGGGACTCGTCGCCGGCGCGTTCCAGGGTCCCCTGCTGCTGACGATCTTCCGTGTCGTGGGCGACGCCGCCGACGAAGGGCGCGCCGGCATCCTGCTGACCCTCACCACCAGCGGCATCGTGCTCGGCATCGCCGCGGGCTCCGCACTGTCCGGGCTCCTCGCGCAGAACCTGGGAGCCGCCGCGGGGTTCGCGCCCGTGGTCACGGCGACGCTCGTCCTGCTCGTGATGGGTGTGGTGGGCGCCGCGTCCGCGAGGGGCGGAGCACGCCCCGCATCCCGCTAGGCGAGCGTCACCTCGCCGTGGAAGACCAGTGACGCGGGCCCCGACAGCAGCACGTGCCCGTCATGCATGCGAACGCCCAGCGTACCGCCGGGCACGTCCACGACCCACGCCTCGGGCGCGGCCGGGCCTGCCCAGTGGCGCACCGCGAGCGCTGCGGCGGCCACGCCGGTGCCGCAGCTGAGCGTCTCGCCGACGCCCCGCTCGAAGACCCGCATCCGGATGCCGCCCACGCCACCCACGACGAGGGGGTCGCTCGGAACGACGAACTCGATGTTCGCACCGGCGGGCGGCTGAGGGTCGAGCAGGGGCTGCACCGTCAGGTCGAGCGCTTCCAGTTCGGCCTCGGAGGACAGCGCCACGACGACGTGGGGATTGCCCACATCCACCGGCTGGCCCGGACGCGCCACATCCAGGCCGCGGGCACGCACGAGCACGTCGGACTCGTCGACGATCCACTCCCCCAGATCGACTTCGAAGCCGCGTTCGCTGCGCGTGAGCGTCTTGACACCGGCACGGGTGCCGATGCGCAGCGGCGCGTCGAGCGACGCGAGGTTCTGCTCCTCGAGGAAGCGCGCGAACACGCGCGTGCCGTTGCCGCACATCTCGGCCTTCGAGCCGTCCGCGTTGCGGTAGTCCATGAACCACTCGGCACCGACCCGCGCGGCATCGGCTCCCTCCGGGATCCGCGCTGAACGCACGACGCGCAGG contains the following coding sequences:
- the dapF gene encoding diaminopimelate epimerase, coding for MSRTLSFTKGHGTGNDFVILSDPDGELDLSDDQIAVLCDRRFGIGADGLLRVVRSARIPEGADAARVGAEWFMDYRNADGSKAEMCGNGTRVFARFLEEQNLASLDAPLRIGTRAGVKTLTRSERGFEVDLGEWIVDESDVLVRARGLDVARPGQPVDVGNPHVVVALSSEAELEALDLTVQPLLDPQPPAGANIEFVVPSDPLVVGGVGGIRMRVFERGVGETLSCGTGVAAAALAVRHWAGPAAPEAWVVDVPGGTLGVRMHDGHVLLSGPASLVFHGEVTLA